A region from the Halobacillus mangrovi genome encodes:
- a CDS encoding lysylphosphatidylglycerol synthase transmembrane domain-containing protein, with product MHQMKRYVQWGGRVIVGVCFIWLTSIAFDLSYILSEMKVLFHNGWILLAMTIAYLSAFLLRAKAWQMYVDERMPFKRFVDGLFYSLFLNHLLPIKAGDLIRTGYLASSNQVSWKSALESVIIMRILDLLILGFIALAGVFYLGMSISYLFMVGLIVGGAALLGLILLKEKWRKVIFSQAKQAGSIIFSVKGIVLVLLIVVSWILEAVIVFAVSTQFETTLTFLKSIWVNSFTIAGQVFHFSPGGIGTYESFMSFGLRAFQVPIKEAYTIAILTHGYKFIFSFVIGFYLILSAPISWNTIKLWMKRKED from the coding sequence ATGCACCAAATGAAGCGTTATGTACAATGGGGAGGCAGAGTAATTGTCGGGGTTTGTTTCATATGGTTAACATCCATCGCTTTTGACCTTTCGTATATTCTTAGTGAAATGAAAGTTCTGTTTCATAACGGATGGATCCTTCTAGCGATGACCATTGCTTATCTATCCGCCTTCCTTCTGAGAGCGAAAGCTTGGCAGATGTATGTAGATGAGCGAATGCCTTTCAAGCGTTTTGTCGATGGATTGTTCTATAGCTTATTTCTTAATCATCTGCTTCCGATAAAAGCCGGAGATCTAATTCGGACAGGGTACTTAGCAAGCTCAAATCAAGTCAGTTGGAAATCAGCTCTTGAGTCCGTAATTATCATGAGGATTCTCGATTTATTGATTCTTGGATTCATCGCTTTGGCAGGTGTCTTTTATTTAGGCATGTCGATCTCTTATTTATTCATGGTTGGGTTGATCGTAGGTGGAGCTGCGTTACTGGGCCTTATCCTATTAAAAGAAAAGTGGAGAAAGGTGATTTTTTCACAAGCAAAGCAAGCAGGATCGATTATTTTTTCGGTAAAAGGGATAGTGCTCGTTCTGCTGATTGTAGTAAGCTGGATTCTGGAAGCTGTCATCGTATTTGCGGTTTCCACTCAGTTTGAAACAACGCTTACGTTTCTGAAGTCAATCTGGGTGAACAGTTTTACGATTGCTGGTCAAGTGTTCCATTTTTCCCCAGGTGGGATTGGCACCTATGAAAGCTTCATGAGCTTTGGATTAAGGGCCTTTCAGGTCCCGATCAAGGAAGCGTACACCATTGCCATCCTGACCCACGGATATAAATTCATTTTTTCATTTGTTATCGGTTTTTATTTGATTCTCTCTGCTCCTATTTCATGGAATACCATAAAGCTCTGGATGAAAAGAAAGGAAGATTAG
- a CDS encoding NAD-dependent epimerase/dehydratase family protein, with translation MRILVTGGAGFIGSHVCSRLINENHEVTIVDNFDPYYDPDRKRRQLDQVKRAGDFHFYKVDLTDKEACQKIFKDQSYDAVIHLAALPGVAYSVKEPLAYVHYDIEMTINVLKSAGEAGVPHVIFSSSSSVYGNQEGRPLTEDMADGKVVSPYAASKFGAESFCHSFQHIYGFRLSILRFFTVYGPWGRPDMAIPKFADLLSNRLPIEVFGSGTARDYTYIDDIVDGVYAVLGQNHLNETFNIGYGEPVTMERLLKNFEKFYPDMEMVQKPWRTGDVVQTWSDISKAKTLLGYKPTVSIEEGIERTVRWMNSCTK, from the coding sequence TTGCGTATTTTAGTTACAGGAGGAGCGGGGTTTATAGGATCTCATGTCTGCTCCAGACTTATTAATGAAAATCATGAGGTCACCATTGTGGATAATTTTGACCCTTATTACGATCCTGATCGAAAAAGGCGCCAATTGGATCAAGTGAAAAGAGCAGGGGACTTTCATTTTTATAAAGTGGATTTAACCGATAAAGAAGCCTGTCAGAAGATTTTTAAAGATCAGTCCTATGATGCCGTTATTCATCTCGCTGCTCTGCCTGGAGTGGCTTATTCAGTAAAAGAACCTTTAGCCTATGTCCATTATGATATTGAAATGACGATCAACGTACTGAAAAGTGCAGGGGAGGCCGGAGTTCCTCATGTTATTTTTTCATCTTCGTCGTCTGTATATGGAAATCAAGAAGGTCGTCCGTTGACCGAAGATATGGCTGATGGGAAAGTCGTTTCCCCTTATGCTGCCTCTAAGTTCGGGGCAGAATCCTTTTGCCATTCCTTTCAGCACATCTATGGTTTTCGATTGTCCATTCTTCGCTTTTTTACTGTCTATGGTCCCTGGGGAAGACCGGACATGGCAATTCCCAAATTTGCGGACTTGCTTTCCAATCGTTTGCCGATAGAAGTATTTGGGAGTGGAACAGCGCGTGATTATACGTATATTGATGATATCGTCGATGGTGTCTACGCCGTCTTAGGTCAAAACCACTTAAATGAGACGTTTAATATTGGATATGGAGAGCCTGTCACAATGGAACGACTGCTCAAGAATTTTGAAAAATTTTATCCGGACATGGAAATGGTACAAAAGCCGTGGCGGACGGGGGATGTCGTTCAAACCTGGTCAGATATTTCAAAAGCGAAAACGCTACTTGGCTATAAACCTACTGTTTCCATAGAAGAAGGAATTGAACGTACAGTGCGTTGGATGAATTCATGCACCAAATGA
- a CDS encoding kinase has protein sequence MNLLNLAEIMSKESKQDRLILGIDGLSRSGKSTFSQRLAKTFEAGDKNVQLLSIDDYIVEREKRYDTQYKDWEEYYFLQWNIVELRDSLFHQLKEEDELILARYDSQTDRHRKELVDMTKFDIVIVEGVFLQREEWKPVFDWVIYLHCPRKKRWMRESKATRRKIDKFQNRYWKAEDYYLQKVRPLEEADWIINT, from the coding sequence ATGAATTTATTGAATCTAGCAGAAATAATGAGCAAGGAATCGAAACAAGATCGTTTAATCCTGGGAATAGACGGATTGAGCAGATCAGGGAAATCGACATTTAGCCAACGATTGGCGAAGACATTTGAAGCAGGCGACAAAAATGTACAGCTCCTCTCGATCGATGACTATATTGTAGAACGAGAAAAGCGATATGACACGCAGTACAAGGATTGGGAGGAGTACTATTTTCTGCAGTGGAATATAGTTGAATTAAGAGATTCACTTTTTCATCAATTAAAAGAGGAAGATGAATTAATCCTTGCTCGCTATGATTCGCAAACTGACCGTCATAGAAAAGAACTCGTGGATATGACCAAATTTGACATAGTAATTGTTGAAGGAGTTTTTCTTCAAAGAGAGGAGTGGAAACCTGTATTTGACTGGGTAATCTATCTTCATTGTCCGAGAAAGAAAAGGTGGATGAGAGAAAGTAAAGCAACGAGAAGGAAGATCGACAAATTTCAAAACAGGTATTGGAAAGCGGAGGACTATTACTTACAAAAAGTAAGACCTTTAGAAGAAGCAGACTGGATTATCAATACTTAA